From Trichoderma atroviride chromosome 1, complete sequence, one genomic window encodes:
- a CDS encoding uncharacterized protein (BUSCO:EOG092D16B7) — MGSLHASGTADITIASVQSITSRDRLDKYDPAKFKLVLVDEAHHIVAPGYLRTLKHFSLDQKRYNSPILIGVSATFSRFDGVKLGAAIDEIVYHKDYVDMISDKWLSDVVFTTVESSANLSKVKSGAFGDFQAGELSKVVNTDTINEITVRSWLAKAPDRKSTLVFCVDLAHVAGLTKKFREFGFDARFVTGDTPKVERSTILEGFKKREFPVLVNCGVFTEGTDIPNIDCIVLGRPTRSRNLLVQMIGRGMRLHPDKKNCHIIDMVSSLETGIVTTPTLFGLDPNELVEKASVDDMRKIKDQKAAEAEQQQQQGNSPGTSSSASPAVTFTDYSSVLDLIADTSGERHIRAISQYAWVQIGPERFVLSAPSGSYIRIERIAAEQKSSSPSSEAPTYHAVEIRALPQGVAKSPYSAPREILKAATFDDAVHGADSYAAGAFPHSFIERRQSWRRLPPTQGQVDLINKLRGKGSSPLSTMGLTKGKAADMITKLKHGARGLFARMEAEMRRREKTKTTLGDWRHREHVRVGPLSA, encoded by the coding sequence ATGGGCTCTCTCCACGCATCAGGCACGGCAGACATCACCATTGCGAGTGTCCAGAGCATAACGTCCAGGGACCGACTGGACAAGTACGATCCTGCAAAGTTCAAGCTCGTCCTTGTCGATGAGGCTCATCATATTGTTGCGCCGGGCTACCTCAGGACGTTGAAGCACTTTAGCCTTGATCAGAAGAGATACAACTCGCCCATCCTGATAGGAGTGTCTGCCACTTTCTCCCGGTTCGACGGAGTCAAGCTCGGCGCCGCTATTGATGAGATTGTCTACCACAAGGACTACGTCGACATGATCTCGGACAAATGGCTCTCAGACGTCGTCTTCACCACAGTCGAATCCTCCGCCAACCTATCCAAAGTCAAGAGCGGCGCATTCGGCGACTTCCAGGCAGGCGAGCTCTCCAAGGTCGTCAACACCGACACCATCAACGAAATCACAGTCCGCAGCTGGCTCGCCAAGGCACCAGACCGAAAATCCACCCTCGTCTTCTGCGTCGACCTCGCGCACGTCGCAGGCCTGACCAAGAAGTTCCGCGAGTTTGGCTTCGACGCCCGCTTCGTCACGGGGGACACGCCCAAGGTGGAGAGGAGCACCATCCTCGAGGGCTTCAAGAAGCGCGAGTTCCCCGTGCTCGTCAACTGCGGCGTCTTCACCGAGGGCACCGACATCCCAAACATTGACTGCATCGTGCTGGGCAGGCCGACGAGGTCGCGCAACCTGCTGGTGCAGATGATTGGGCGCGGCATGAGGCTGCACCCGGACAAGAAGAACTGCCACATCATCGACATGGTCTCCAGCCTCGAGACGGGCATTGTCACCACGCCGACCCTGTTTGGCCTCGACCCCAACGAACTGGTCGAAAAGGCCTCGGTCGACGACATGCGGAAAATCAAAGACCAAAAGGccgcagaggcagagcagcagcaacagcaaggaAATTCACCCGGCACAAGCTCCAGCGCTTCTCCGGCTGTCACTTTCACCGACTACTCTTCCGTCCTGGATCTCATCGCCGACACTTCCGGCGAGCGGCACATCCGCGCCATCAGCCAATACGCCTGGGTCCAGATCGGCCCAGAGCGCTTCGTCCTCTCCGCCCCAAGCGGGTCATACATCCGCATCGAGAGAATCGCCGCCGAacaaaagagcagcagcccctCCTCGGAAGCACCCACCTACCACGCAGTCGAGATCCGCGCGCTGCCCCAGGGCGTCGCAAAATCGCCCTACAGCGCCCCTCGCGAGATCCTCAAAGCCGCCACCTTTGACGACGCGGTCCACGGCGCCGACAGTTACGCCGCCGGCGCCTTCCCACACAGCTTCATAGAGCGGCGCCAGTCGTGGAGGAGGCTGCCCCCGACGCAAGGACAGGTCGacctcatcaacaagctccgcggcaaaggcagcagccctCTCTCGACGATGGGGCTGACAAAGGGCAAAGCAGCCGACATGATTACGAAGCTGAAGCACGGGGCGCGAGGCCTATTCGCGCGGATGGAAGCAGAGATgcgaagaagggagaagacAAAGACTACGCTTGGTGACTGGCGGCATAGGGAGCACGTCAGGGTCGGGCCGCTGTCGGCTTGA
- a CDS encoding uncharacterized protein (EggNog:ENOG41), translated as MDQDSDFSYEEQDAAAISSPRTKMKEEVFERVADTELSTGYEDELERPASDESDYVGEDEGEADFSSAAESESQELRSQLKRPLDDAAPIYRPFKRQRGELNLEYLELLNNEIQDAAQQASFGDLKLLLASHIGLTHWSTAEKQSFFEAVARLGKYDLVGIAAKVGSKSVAEVNHYLGILQEASESRRQQGFRTNLELADYPAAVEVSQQCCRAEEEAADEISLKQEAREEIRERNRWGDVWDVTPKVARKLNRAIHKQDENLASIPHSAQLFHSSTWLELSARMFMNSSIPGNNWNSIGGEPPSMWATTFEDFHSLAVSLTRRLVQTSLFIAMSRIRSKNASTKKVRDMVQQQDVEAAISSLNMTSKSNESWVGSARRLRLDVYENPPEGDEDFDEERMAYEEVERALSDENTVAPGEQVQPDTPFSTQLSDVEDEDDELSDLPSESSRSPSPTNEEERQIDMEAVEVLEYSAMGIRTNNATRKALKAFIATDRQLERQAEDIDQYASYKAEIEMWNILQKKPPMDLPKKHDPGPVRRSNQSLDSFYPSGQDWARKLAYYSEWETLPVPEATLKPEFTEGGVVVKEEAEDEGGDEAEEGQEGEDEENEADSADDDDESDDDENEEEEEEEEEEEEESNNIKQE; from the coding sequence ATGGACCAAGATTCCGACTTCTCTTATGAGGAGCAAGATGCGGCTGCCATCTCATCACCGCGGACCAAGATGAAAGAGGAGGTTTTCGAAAGAGTTGCAGACACAGAACTGAGCACTGGATATGAAGACGAGCTTGAACGACCAGCCAGTGATGAAAGCGATTAcgttggagaagacgaaggagaagcagatttTTCATCGGCTGCGGAAAGCGAAAGCCAAGAGCTGCGATCGCAGCTAAAGAGACCGCTGGATGATGCGGCACCGATATACAGGCCATTCAAgcggcaaagaggagaatTGAATCTCGAGTACTTGGAGCTTCTCAACAATGAGATCCAAGATGCCGCGCAGCAAGCCTCATTTGGTGACCTCAAGCTTCTCTTAGCGAGCCACATTGGCCTCACTCACTGGTCTACGGCTGAAAAGCAGAGTTTTTTCGAAGCGGTAGCACGCCTCGGGAAATACGACCTCGTTGGTatcgccgccaaagtcgGAAGCAAGAGTGTGGCAGAGGTCAACCACTACTTGGGGAttctccaagaagccagcGAGTCGAGGCGGCAGCAGGGGTTCCGCACCAACTTGGAGCTTGCAGATTatcctgctgctgtcgaGGTCAGTCAACAGTGCTGCCgtgcggaagaagaggctgcagaTGAGATCTCGCTCAAACAAGAAGCGCGCGAGGAGATTCGTGAGCGAAATCGATGGGGGGACGTATGGGATGTTACACCGAAAGTTGCGAGAAAACTCAACAGAGCTATCCATAAGCAGGACGAAAACCTGGCCAGTATTCCACATTCTGCTCAGCTGTTCCACTCTTCGACCTGGCTGGAACTTTCTGCGCGGATGTTTATGAACTCTTCGATTCCGGGTAATAACTGGAACTCCATAGGCGGAGAACCACCGTCAATGTGGGCGACTACTTTTGAAGACTTTCACTCGTTGGCTGTATCGCTCACTCGGAGGCTTGTTCAGACATCCCTCTTTATTGCAATGTCCAGGATCAGATCGAAGAACGCGTCGACAAAGAAAGTTAGAGACATGGTACAACAACAGGATGTCGAAGCAGCCATTTCCTCTCTGAATATGACCTCCAAGTCGAATGAATCATGGGTTGGCAGTGCTCGAAGATTACGCCTGGACGTTTACGAGAACCCCCCTGAAGGAGACGAGGATTTTGACGAAGAGCGCATGGCATATGAAGAGGTAGAGAGAGCGTTATCCGACGAGAACACTGTTGCGCCTGGAGAGCAAGTGCAGCCAGATACCCCCTTTTCCACTCAACTGAGTGATgttgaggatgaagacgatgagttGTCAGATTTGCCATCCGAATCAAGCAGGTCCCCATCCCCTacaaatgaagaagagcgacaaATCGACATGGAGGCAGTGGAGGTCTTGGAGTACTCCGCCATGGGCATCCGAACCAATAACGCGACAAGGAAGGCTCTCAAGGCGTTCATAGCCACGGATCGGCAACTGGAGAGACAAGCTGAAGACATTGACCAATATGCCAGCTACAAGGCAGAGATTGAAATGTGGAACATTTTGCAGAAGAAGCCGCCCATGGACTTGCCTAAAAAGCATGATCCCGGCCCGGTGAGACGATCAAACCAGAGCTTGGATAGCTTTTACCCCAGCGGGCAGGACTGGGCGCGCAAGTTGGCGTATTACAGCGAGTGGGAGACTCTGCCAGTGCCTGAGGCGACATTGAAACCAGAGTTTACGGAAGGGGGGGTTGTAGtaaaggaagaagctgaggaTGAAGGGGGggatgaagcagaggaaggtcaagaaggtgaagatgaagaaaatgaagccGATagtgcagatgatgatgatgagagtgatgatgacgagaatgaggaggaggaggaggaggaggaggaggaggaggaggaaagcAATAATATAAAACAAGAATAG
- a CDS encoding uncharacterized protein (EggNog:ENOG41~BUSCO:EOG092D4JQM) has product MPPKKRSRLQVSSTPTTIREDSAMDVDTPRLSVTPGYSSSAFKPIIPVTPYDNLWTDDQISSLFKGVIRWKPAGMHKHFRMIAISEHLRNHGIDPDIHRHTRIPYIWEKLRTYYDLDLIDERENFDDDEAEDKYIEFSLPFHDFGDLMLQRAIADPSEAPTSPRQLEFSPPPSSSIPQKRARASAASKTRGVSVENPESAAVSSSAPSPAAAAAAKPAKGTRGRKRATSQPKVEKEKVVENSEDDDEEESDEEEEESGSEESDSGSAESGTPAPKQARGGPGRGRGRGRGRGRRGRGRGG; this is encoded by the exons ATGCCTCCAAAGAAGCGCTCGCGGCTGCAGGtgtcttcaacgccaaccaCCATCAGAGAAGACAGCGCTATGGACGTTGATACGCCTCGATTAAGCGTGACCCCGGGCTATTCATCCTCGGCTTTCAAACCAATCATACCCGTGACCCCGTACGACAATCTCTGGACGGATGACCAGATATCCTCACTATTCAAAGGCGTCATTCGCTGGAAACCTGCTG GAATGCACAAGCACTTTCGAATGATTGCAATCTCAGAGCATCTGCGCAACCACGGCATCGATCCCGACATCCACCGACACACGCGAATCCCATACATATGGGAAAAGCTACGCACCTACTACGACCTCGACCTGATTGACGAGCGCGAAaactttgacgacgacgaggccgaggatAAGTACATCGAGTTCTCGCTGCCGTTTCACGATTTCGGCGACTTGATGCTGCAGCGGGCCATTGCGGACCCGAGCGAAGCGCCCACGTCGCCTCGCCAGCTGGAGttttcgccgccgccatcttcctctATACCGCAGAAGCGCGCACGAGCAAGCGCTGCATCGAAGACGAGGGGCGTATCAGTCGAGAATCCCGAGAGTGCTGCtgtgtcttcttctgcaccgtcgccggcagcggcagcagcagcaaagccaGCAAAAGGCACGCGGGGCCGCAAAAGAGCGACGAGCCAGCCCAaggtggaaaaggaaaaggtggTGGAAAACTccgaagacgatgacgaagaagaatcagacgaggaggaggaagaatcTGGCTCAGAAGAGAGTGACAGTGGAAGCGCAGAAAGCGGAACTCCCGCGCCGAAACAAGCGAGAGGAGGCCCTGGGAGAGGTCGTGGACGAGGCCGTggacgaggcagaagagggagaggaagggGAGGCTAA